In Acidovorax sp. 106, the following proteins share a genomic window:
- a CDS encoding LiaI-LiaF-like domain-containing protein yields the protein MKGNIAAIVLVVLGVFFLLTNLGLISISLRELLRVWWPVALIAVGLALFFTPGGKGR from the coding sequence ATGAAAGGCAATATCGCAGCGATTGTGCTGGTCGTTTTGGGCGTGTTTTTCTTGCTGACCAACCTGGGGCTGATCAGCATCAGCCTGCGTGAGTTGTTGCGCGTGTGGTGGCCGGTGGCGCTCATCGCGGTGGGTTTGGCACTGTTCTTCACCCCCGGCGGCAAAG
- a CDS encoding DUF3820 family protein, with the protein MDPATLQRLVTVQMPYGKHKGCVIADLPGNYLNWFAREGFPHNDLGRLLALMHEIDHNGLTDLLAPLR; encoded by the coding sequence ATGGACCCGGCCACGCTGCAACGGCTGGTGACTGTGCAAATGCCGTATGGCAAGCACAAGGGGTGCGTGATTGCCGATTTGCCTGGCAATTACCTGAACTGGTTTGCGCGGGAAGGCTTCCCCCACAACGACCTGGGGCGCCTGTTGGCCCTGATGCACGAAATCGACCACAACGGGCTGACCGACCTGCTGGCGCCATTGCGATAG
- a CDS encoding translation initiation factor Sui1: MASLRDLKSLGGLVYSTDHGRMCPDCSQPQAQCVCKQNKPLPTGDGIVRVSRETKGRGGKAVTLVKGLLLDAAALEQLGKQLKTACGTGGTVKDGVIEVQGDHIDRVMAALQKLGHKVKRAGG; the protein is encoded by the coding sequence ATGGCCTCATTGCGTGATCTCAAAAGCCTGGGCGGCCTGGTCTATTCCACCGATCACGGTCGCATGTGCCCGGACTGCAGCCAGCCCCAGGCACAGTGCGTTTGCAAGCAAAACAAGCCCTTGCCCACGGGGGATGGCATCGTGCGGGTATCGCGAGAAACCAAAGGCCGGGGAGGCAAGGCCGTTACCCTGGTCAAAGGCCTGTTGCTGGATGCCGCGGCGTTGGAGCAGCTGGGTAAACAGCTCAAAACCGCGTGTGGCACGGGCGGTACCGTTAAGGACGGGGTGATTGAGGTACAGGGCGATCACATTGACCGCGTGATGGCTGCGCTGCAAAAGCTGGGCCACAAGGTCAAGCGCGCGGGGGGCTGA
- a CDS encoding DUF2721 domain-containing protein, whose protein sequence is MSFAIEPGTITHGIQLAVAPVFLLTAVAGMIGAVAGRLARIIDRARVVEDRARNSSDTEHHDRAMLELGYLRTRGRLANACIGLLTLCGFLIGVTIVLLFLGETMDFRGHSWAVASFLSGVISFLMALVLFFTETVMATRLLNFQLLSAQGK, encoded by the coding sequence ATGAGCTTCGCCATAGAACCCGGCACCATCACCCACGGCATCCAGCTGGCCGTAGCCCCGGTGTTTTTGCTGACCGCCGTGGCCGGCATGATTGGCGCCGTGGCGGGGCGCCTGGCGCGCATCATTGACCGGGCCCGGGTGGTCGAGGACCGCGCGCGCAACTCCAGCGACACCGAGCACCACGACCGGGCCATGCTGGAGTTGGGCTACCTGCGCACCCGGGGGCGCCTGGCCAATGCCTGCATTGGGCTGCTGACGCTGTGCGGCTTCCTGATCGGGGTCACCATCGTCTTGCTGTTTTTGGGGGAAACCATGGATTTTCGGGGGCACAGCTGGGCTGTGGCGAGCTTCTTGAGCGGGGTGATTTCATTTTTGATGGCGCTGGTGCTGTTTTTCACTGAGACAGTGATGGCCACGCGCCTGCTGAACTTTCAGCTGCTGAGTGCGCAGGGGAAGTGA
- a CDS encoding DEAD/DEAH box helicase, protein MPFASLGLSPALVDAAAASGFTAPTPVQAAAIPVVLKGQDLLGCAQTGSGKTAAFALPLLQMLQTEAQQRNTQVLILVPTRELASQVGEVITLLAQRLAHPIKVAVVYGGVSINPQMMRLRGGADVVVATPGRLLDLVQHNALRLGQVQHLVLDEADRLLDLGFAEELQAVLDLLPERRQNLFFSATFAPPVQALAHSLLREPVRVDIAPTEQTQPDIAQRAIAVDAPRRTQLLKHLVEQHQWSRVLVFVATQYAAEHIAEKLYKAGIYASPFHGGLSQGARTQVLQEFKDERWQVVVTTDLAARGIDIAQLHAVVNYDLPRSTDDYTHRIGRTGRAGESGVAVSFVTAESEAHFRLIEKRQNLSLPRETVAGFEPTEPPVQDRGEGNGGIKGKRPSKKDKLRAAAALAAGTSGTVGPQKG, encoded by the coding sequence ATGCCTTTTGCTTCTCTCGGTCTCTCCCCCGCCCTCGTCGACGCGGCAGCAGCCAGCGGCTTCACAGCCCCCACGCCGGTACAGGCGGCGGCCATTCCTGTCGTTTTGAAGGGGCAAGACCTGCTGGGCTGCGCCCAGACAGGTTCTGGCAAGACCGCCGCTTTTGCCCTGCCCCTGCTGCAGATGCTGCAAACCGAAGCGCAGCAGCGCAACACCCAGGTGCTGATACTGGTGCCCACACGCGAACTGGCCTCGCAGGTCGGCGAAGTGATCACCCTGCTGGCGCAACGCCTGGCCCATCCCATCAAGGTGGCCGTGGTGTACGGCGGCGTTTCCATCAACCCGCAGATGATGCGCCTGCGCGGCGGGGCTGATGTGGTGGTGGCCACGCCGGGGCGCCTGCTGGACCTGGTGCAGCACAACGCGCTGCGGCTGGGCCAGGTGCAGCACCTGGTGCTGGACGAAGCAGACCGCCTGCTGGACCTGGGGTTTGCCGAGGAACTGCAAGCGGTGCTGGACTTGCTGCCCGAGCGCAGGCAAAACCTGTTCTTCTCAGCCACCTTCGCCCCGCCGGTGCAGGCACTGGCCCACAGCCTGCTGCGCGAGCCCGTGCGCGTGGACATTGCCCCCACCGAACAAACACAGCCAGACATCGCCCAGCGCGCGATTGCCGTCGATGCCCCCCGGCGCACCCAGTTGCTCAAGCACCTGGTCGAGCAACACCAATGGTCGCGCGTGCTGGTGTTTGTGGCCACCCAATATGCGGCAGAGCACATTGCCGAAAAGCTCTACAAAGCGGGCATCTACGCATCACCTTTCCATGGCGGGTTGAGCCAAGGCGCACGCACCCAGGTGCTGCAGGAATTCAAGGATGAACGCTGGCAGGTGGTGGTCACCACCGACCTCGCCGCCCGGGGCATTGACATTGCGCAACTGCATGCCGTGGTGAACTACGACCTGCCCCGCTCGACCGACGACTACACCCACCGCATTGGCCGCACCGGCCGCGCGGGCGAAAGCGGCGTGGCCGTGAGCTTTGTCACCGCAGAGTCAGAGGCGCATTTCCGGCTGATTGAAAAGCGGCAAAACCTGAGCCTGCCGCGCGAGACGGTAGCGGGCTTCGAGCCGACCGAGCCACCCGTGCAAGACAGGGGTGAGGGCAACGGCGGCATCAAGGGCAAACGGCCCAGCAAAAAAGACAAACTGCGCGCCGCTGCCGCCCTGGCAGCAGGCACATCAGGTACGGTGGGCCCCCAAAAAGGCTGA
- a CDS encoding DUF6172 family protein, protein MRKTFQLHVEGKNRDRVLDAVKHEIRKYIKRERRRDVPEGAHFWDFDCRFGLSKDAAEAVHLSALTERINAVAAEGGAQFYVEILAKPGVRKPRAPGETDDAEPDDFDAE, encoded by the coding sequence ATGAGAAAAACTTTCCAACTCCACGTTGAAGGCAAGAACCGCGACCGCGTTCTGGACGCCGTCAAGCATGAAATCCGCAAATACATCAAGCGTGAGCGCCGCCGTGATGTGCCAGAGGGCGCCCATTTTTGGGACTTTGATTGCCGCTTTGGGCTGAGCAAGGACGCTGCTGAAGCAGTGCACCTGTCGGCGCTGACGGAGCGCATCAACGCCGTGGCGGCAGAGGGTGGGGCGCAGTTTTACGTGGAGATCCTGGCCAAGCCCGGGGTGCGCAAACCGCGTGCGCCTGGCGAAACGGACGATGCCGAGCCAGACGATTTCGACGCGGAGTGA
- a CDS encoding sensor domain-containing diguanylate cyclase has translation MSHNADLLQVLPGAVLITQEGKICFANAAAVALLQAGSAADLVGHQSGEFVHPMDQVRSTNRIQQVAEPDQEGRPNKSSEFRIRTAKGQLRMVLISSVAIEWQGAPAVLMCGLDMTHQSEIQAQLRESEQNFRRLFENMQDVYYRTDSQGVVLHVGPGVRRVLGYEPHEIEGRTAESYYPQSSDRDAFKAAIMEKGEVSDFPGQMVRRDGSIIDISISSHLLYDHAGNFAGVEGIYRDVTQRKNLERELHRLATTDMLTGMANRRAFLETATAIYERARTHTEPLTLLMLDLDHFKAINDRLGHLEGDRALVEFAHAVRVHLRASDIVGRLGGEEFGVLLPLTSATEAVEVATRILQGVADLELRDETGNPYHITASLGMGAIRTTDRSLRDMLDRADQALYLAKNRGRNQIASAEHEVG, from the coding sequence ATGTCGCACAACGCCGATCTGTTGCAGGTGCTGCCCGGGGCCGTGCTCATCACGCAGGAGGGCAAAATCTGCTTTGCCAATGCCGCCGCCGTGGCGTTGCTACAGGCGGGCAGCGCAGCAGATCTTGTGGGCCACCAGTCCGGCGAATTTGTGCACCCCATGGACCAGGTGCGCTCCACCAACCGTATCCAGCAAGTGGCCGAGCCCGACCAGGAAGGCCGCCCCAACAAATCCTCCGAATTCCGCATCCGCACTGCCAAAGGCCAGTTGCGGATGGTGCTGATCTCCAGCGTAGCCATTGAGTGGCAAGGAGCCCCCGCCGTGCTGATGTGCGGGCTGGACATGACCCACCAAAGTGAGATCCAGGCGCAGCTGCGCGAGAGCGAGCAAAACTTCCGTCGCCTGTTTGAGAACATGCAGGACGTCTACTACCGCACCGACAGCCAGGGCGTGGTACTGCACGTAGGCCCAGGGGTGCGGCGGGTGCTGGGCTACGAGCCCCACGAGATCGAGGGACGCACGGCAGAGTCGTACTACCCCCAAAGCTCCGACCGAGACGCCTTCAAGGCCGCCATCATGGAGAAAGGCGAGGTCTCAGACTTCCCGGGGCAGATGGTGCGGCGCGACGGCTCCATCATCGACATTTCCATCAGCAGCCACCTGCTGTACGACCACGCTGGCAATTTTGCGGGGGTGGAAGGGATCTACCGCGACGTCACCCAGCGCAAAAACCTGGAGCGCGAACTGCACCGCCTGGCCACCACCGACATGCTGACCGGCATGGCCAATCGGCGGGCTTTTTTGGAAACCGCCACGGCCATCTACGAGCGCGCACGCACGCATACCGAGCCGCTCACCCTGCTGATGCTGGACCTGGACCACTTCAAGGCCATCAACGACCGCCTGGGCCACCTCGAGGGCGACAGGGCCTTGGTGGAGTTCGCCCACGCCGTCAGGGTGCACCTGCGCGCGTCTGACATCGTGGGGCGGCTGGGCGGTGAAGAGTTTGGTGTACTGTTGCCGCTGACCTCCGCGACCGAGGCCGTGGAAGTCGCAACCCGCATCCTGCAAGGCGTTGCAGACTTGGAACTGCGGGACGAAACTGGCAACCCGTACCACATCACCGCCAGCCTGGGGATGGGCGCCATCCGCACCACAGACCGCAGTCTGCGCGACATGCTGGACCGCGCCGACCAGGCGCTGTACCTGGCCAAGAACCGGGGACGCAACCAGATTGCGTCGGCAGAGCACGAAGTGGGCTGA
- a CDS encoding SlyX family protein: MPDANANDLDQVHQRLESLEIKASYTEDLLDQLNMTIYQQQQLIERLVEEIKTLRQQVPDGGSGSVRNLRDELPPHY; encoded by the coding sequence ATGCCAGACGCCAACGCCAACGACCTGGATCAGGTGCACCAGCGCCTGGAGAGCCTGGAGATCAAGGCCAGCTACACCGAGGACTTGCTGGACCAGCTCAACATGACGATCTACCAACAGCAGCAGTTGATAGAGCGGCTGGTGGAGGAGATCAAAACCCTGCGCCAGCAGGTGCCTGATGGGGGAAGCGGCAGCGTGCGCAATCTGCGCGACGAACTGCCCCCGCATTACTGA
- a CDS encoding PLP-dependent aminotransferase family protein, giving the protein MQFADRLNNVETSAIRELFKLLGKPGIISFAGGFPDSAMFDVDGIRAASNAALAEEPGAALQYGATEGYNPLREQLAAFMGSKGAKDVAADNLIVTTGSQQALDLLGKTLISPGDKVIVEGPTFLATIQCFRLYGAELISAPIDGNGVKTDELEKLIAEHKPKFVYLIPTFGNPSGAMLSLERRKAVLEMAVKHNTLIVEDDPYGDLYFGEAPPPSLLNLSATVPGSRELLVHCGSLSKVLSPGLRVGWMIAPAELLGKATMCKQFSDAHTSTFAQATAAQYLKAGRMPGTLANVRKVYAERAQAMGDALRKELGDAIEFVQPQGGLFVWARLTGAGGKVADGNVLAKRAIEKGVAFVPGTPFFCANPDHATFRLSFATADVDKIREGVARLGQAI; this is encoded by the coding sequence ATGCAATTTGCCGACCGCCTGAACAACGTAGAAACCTCCGCCATCCGCGAACTTTTCAAGCTGCTGGGCAAGCCCGGCATCATCAGCTTTGCGGGCGGATTCCCGGACAGCGCGATGTTTGACGTGGACGGCATCCGGGCGGCCAGCAACGCCGCCCTGGCCGAAGAGCCTGGCGCCGCGCTGCAGTACGGCGCGACCGAAGGCTACAACCCGCTGCGCGAACAACTGGCGGCCTTCATGGGCAGCAAGGGGGCCAAGGACGTGGCGGCCGACAACCTCATCGTCACCACCGGCAGCCAGCAGGCGCTGGATCTGCTGGGCAAGACGCTCATCAGCCCCGGCGACAAGGTCATCGTGGAAGGCCCCACCTTTCTGGCCACCATCCAGTGTTTTCGCCTGTATGGTGCTGAACTGATCAGCGCCCCCATCGATGGCAATGGTGTGAAGACCGACGAGCTGGAAAAGCTGATTGCCGAACACAAGCCCAAGTTTGTCTACCTGATCCCCACCTTCGGTAACCCCAGCGGCGCCATGCTGAGCCTGGAGCGCCGCAAGGCTGTGCTGGAGATGGCTGTGAAGCACAACACCCTGATCGTCGAGGACGACCCCTACGGCGACCTGTACTTCGGCGAAGCCCCGCCGCCCAGCTTGCTCAACCTGTCGGCCACGGTGCCCGGCAGCCGCGAGCTGTTGGTGCACTGCGGCAGTTTGAGCAAGGTGCTGTCGCCCGGCCTGCGCGTTGGCTGGATGATTGCTCCGGCCGAGCTGCTAGGCAAGGCCACCATGTGCAAGCAGTTCAGCGACGCGCACACCAGCACGTTTGCCCAGGCCACGGCCGCGCAATACCTCAAGGCCGGCCGCATGCCAGGCACGCTGGCCAATGTGCGCAAGGTCTACGCCGAGCGCGCCCAGGCCATGGGCGATGCGCTGCGCAAGGAGCTGGGAGATGCCATCGAGTTTGTGCAACCCCAGGGCGGCTTGTTTGTGTGGGCGCGCCTGACGGGTGCGGGCGGTAAGGTGGCCGACGGCAATGTGCTGGCCAAGCGCGCCATTGAAAAGGGTGTGGCCTTTGTGCCCGGCACGCCGTTTTTCTGCGCCAACCCTGACCATGCGACCTTCCGCCTGTCGTTCGCTACGGCCGACGTGGACAAGATCCGCGAAGGCGTGGCGCGCCTAGGCCAGGCCATTTAA
- the nth gene encoding endonuclease III produces MKTTMIEPFFATLKAANPLPNTELEYTTVFELLAAVLLSAQATDVGVNKATRKLFPVAGTPQAILELGLERLEGYVKTIGLYRTKAKNLMETCRILVERHGGVVPRTREELELLPGVGRKTANVVLNVAFGQPTMAVDTHIFRVSNRTGLARGKNPLAVELQLMKRVPAAYAVDSHHWLILHGRYVCQARKPRCWECAVSQYCDHQPKTLAA; encoded by the coding sequence ATGAAAACCACGATGATCGAACCGTTTTTTGCCACGCTGAAAGCAGCCAACCCCCTGCCCAACACCGAGCTGGAATACACCACCGTGTTCGAGCTGCTGGCCGCCGTGCTGCTATCGGCCCAGGCCACCGATGTGGGGGTGAACAAGGCCACGCGCAAACTGTTTCCCGTGGCGGGTACGCCGCAGGCCATTCTGGAGCTGGGATTGGAACGCCTGGAGGGCTACGTCAAGACTATCGGCCTGTACCGCACCAAGGCCAAGAACCTGATGGAAACCTGCCGCATCCTGGTGGAGCGCCACGGCGGCGTGGTGCCCCGCACGCGCGAAGAGCTGGAGCTGCTGCCCGGCGTGGGCCGCAAGACCGCCAACGTAGTGCTGAACGTGGCCTTTGGCCAACCCACCATGGCGGTGGACACGCACATCTTTCGCGTGAGCAACCGCACGGGCCTGGCACGGGGCAAGAACCCGCTGGCGGTGGAGCTGCAATTGATGAAACGCGTGCCAGCAGCCTACGCGGTGGACTCGCACCACTGGCTCATCTTGCATGGCCGCTATGTGTGCCAGGCACGCAAGCCGCGCTGCTGGGAATGTGCAGTGAGCCAGTATTGCGACCACCAGCCGAAGACGCTGGCTGCTTAA
- a CDS encoding type II toxin-antitoxin system death-on-curing family toxin, with protein MSQWVWLDRAVIVAIHEMQLAEHGGGAGVRDAGLLDSALGKPLHLSHYGEPPPDAAALAASYGYGISRNHPFIDGNKRTGFVAAELFLRLNGWALAVDDASCVLTMLAVAAGDITEEAFAAWLREHVVAR; from the coding sequence ATGAGCCAGTGGGTCTGGCTAGACCGTGCCGTCATCGTTGCCATCCATGAAATGCAACTGGCCGAGCACGGTGGCGGTGCGGGCGTGCGGGATGCTGGTTTGCTCGATTCAGCGCTGGGCAAGCCGCTTCATCTGAGCCACTACGGCGAGCCGCCACCTGATGCTGCTGCGCTGGCTGCTTCTTACGGCTATGGGATTTCGCGCAACCATCCTTTTATCGATGGAAACAAGCGCACGGGCTTTGTGGCAGCCGAGCTCTTTTTGCGTCTCAATGGGTGGGCGCTGGCCGTTGACGACGCATCGTGCGTGCTCACCATGCTGGCCGTCGCCGCTGGAGACATCACCGAGGAAGCCTTCGCCGCCTGGCTGCGGGAGCATGTCGTGGCTCGGTGA
- a CDS encoding AbrB/MazE/SpoVT family DNA-binding domain-containing protein — protein MHTLKLTQVGNSVGAIFPKELLARLQLEKGDELYVTESPDGLRITTHNPEFEAQMRVAREIMKERRAVLHELAK, from the coding sequence ATGCACACCCTCAAACTCACCCAAGTCGGTAACTCCGTGGGAGCCATTTTCCCTAAGGAATTGCTGGCGCGATTGCAACTGGAAAAGGGTGATGAGTTGTATGTGACGGAGTCGCCCGATGGCTTGCGTATCACCACCCACAACCCTGAGTTTGAAGCCCAGATGCGCGTGGCGCGCGAGATCATGAAAGAGCGCCGCGCTGTGTTGCACGAGCTGGCCAAATGA
- a CDS encoding aspartate/glutamate racemase family protein yields MRQLLVINPNTSAHVSALLQQHVQGAAGSHVAVRTATARFGAPYIACEASYAVAAHALLDAWAHDLAQPGPQADAVLIGCFGDPGLMALRESSPVPVTGLAEASFIEAARHGRFAIVTGGERWGPMLQRLAQALGHAHGLAGIHTVAPTGAQLAAEPAAARALLAQACRDVVRQMGVQAVILGGAGLAGMAAAVQPQVSVPVIDSVVAGATWALRAHPVPPERKVAGFDVAWAGVSREMAALGLNRVV; encoded by the coding sequence ATGCGTCAACTGCTTGTCATCAACCCCAACACTTCGGCCCATGTCAGCGCGTTACTGCAGCAGCATGTGCAGGGGGCGGCAGGCTCGCATGTGGCGGTGCGCACGGCCACGGCACGCTTTGGCGCGCCCTATATTGCGTGCGAAGCCAGCTACGCCGTGGCGGCCCATGCGCTGCTGGATGCCTGGGCACACGACCTGGCCCAGCCGGGGCCGCAAGCCGATGCCGTGCTGATCGGCTGCTTTGGTGACCCTGGCCTCATGGCGCTGCGCGAGAGCAGCCCCGTGCCCGTCACGGGCCTGGCCGAAGCATCGTTCATCGAAGCGGCTCGCCACGGCCGCTTTGCCATCGTGACGGGCGGCGAGCGCTGGGGCCCCATGCTGCAGCGCCTGGCGCAAGCGCTGGGCCATGCCCATGGACTGGCAGGCATCCACACCGTGGCCCCCACCGGGGCGCAATTGGCGGCAGAGCCCGCAGCCGCCCGCGCGCTGCTGGCCCAAGCGTGCCGCGACGTGGTGCGCCAGATGGGCGTGCAGGCTGTCATCTTGGGTGGGGCAGGGCTCGCCGGTATGGCCGCTGCGGTGCAGCCGCAGGTGTCGGTGCCCGTCATCGACAGCGTGGTAGCAGGTGCCACCTGGGCCCTGCGCGCCCATCCCGTTCCGCCTGAGCGCAAGGTGGCGGGGTTTGATGTGGCGTGGGCGGGGGTGTCGCGGGAGATGGCTGCGCTGGGGTTGAATCGCGTGGTTTGA
- a CDS encoding GntR family transcriptional regulator, with translation MTNPISKPRRTRAAATSPRVRASVQPSLEPEVAAQLSDNDMYDRMVSAILDHRLPPGTKLVEDKLAAAFGVSRTRVRPVLVRLANEQVVTLTPNRGASIAQPTPQEALEVFEARRLLEPRLVELFIANATDADIAALRTCIDDEEAARASGDMRRAIRLSGDFHLHIAQAAGHQTLGRILRELVSRTSLILMTYSPSHAQTREEATACGCREHRALIDAIRLRDPKEAARRMLDHLVRIEAQLEFTPPSADAPDLAQMLGGV, from the coding sequence ATGACCAACCCCATTTCCAAGCCCCGGCGCACTCGCGCTGCAGCGACCTCGCCACGCGTACGGGCCTCTGTTCAGCCTTCTCTTGAGCCCGAGGTAGCAGCCCAGCTCAGCGACAACGACATGTACGACCGCATGGTCTCGGCCATCCTTGACCACCGCCTGCCGCCCGGCACGAAGCTGGTGGAAGACAAGCTGGCAGCGGCCTTTGGCGTGTCACGCACCCGCGTGCGCCCTGTGCTGGTGCGCTTGGCCAATGAACAGGTGGTCACGCTCACGCCCAACCGGGGCGCATCCATTGCCCAGCCCACGCCGCAAGAGGCGCTGGAAGTGTTCGAGGCCCGCCGTCTGCTGGAGCCACGCTTGGTAGAGCTGTTCATTGCCAATGCCACCGACGCCGACATCGCCGCGCTGCGTACCTGCATCGACGACGAAGAGGCCGCTCGTGCCAGCGGCGACATGCGGCGCGCCATCCGCCTCTCGGGCGACTTTCACCTGCACATTGCGCAGGCCGCAGGGCACCAGACGCTGGGGCGCATCCTGCGCGAGCTGGTTTCGCGCACCTCGCTCATCCTCATGACTTATAGCCCCAGCCACGCGCAGACCCGCGAAGAAGCCACGGCCTGCGGCTGCCGCGAGCACCGCGCGCTGATCGACGCCATTCGCCTGCGCGACCCCAAAGAGGCGGCCCGTCGCATGCTGGACCACCTGGTGCGCATCGAAGCGCAGCTGGAGTTCACGCCCCCGTCTGCCGACGCACCCGATCTGGCTCAGATGCTGGGTGGCGTTTGA
- a CDS encoding ABC transporter permease encodes MKVRESRPASFWPLAIFFALFVLFMYGPMFVIFILSFQGPEGGLTFPMRGVSLHWFSKLAEGLGVVDIGAALWRSLGLGLAVMLCTVVLSVLAGLAFRKRLAGGNTLFFIVVASLIMPSIIVSLGIGLEFRLIDNGIKAVLEWLGMESALEGYGTSLGLFTSALGAHLTWTLPFGLLIMFAVFNRFNPAYEEAARDLGATPWQGFAHVVLPLIAPSVVGIGMFGFTLSWDEIARTSQAIGDVNTLPLELQGLTSTVTTPSIYALGTLTTVVSFVVMGITLALVWALGRRRKGRAG; translated from the coding sequence ATGAAAGTCCGTGAATCTCGTCCCGCCAGCTTCTGGCCCCTGGCCATCTTTTTTGCGCTGTTCGTGCTGTTCATGTACGGGCCCATGTTCGTCATCTTCATCCTGAGCTTCCAGGGCCCAGAGGGTGGGCTCACTTTCCCCATGCGCGGCGTTTCGCTGCACTGGTTCTCCAAGCTGGCCGAAGGGCTGGGCGTGGTGGACATTGGCGCGGCGCTGTGGCGTTCGCTGGGTCTGGGCCTGGCAGTGATGCTGTGCACGGTGGTGCTGTCGGTGCTGGCGGGCTTGGCGTTTCGCAAGCGGTTGGCAGGGGGCAACACGCTGTTCTTCATTGTGGTGGCCAGCCTGATCATGCCGTCCATCATCGTGTCGCTGGGCATCGGGCTGGAGTTCCGGCTCATCGACAACGGCATCAAGGCGGTGCTGGAATGGTTGGGCATGGAGAGTGCGCTGGAGGGCTACGGCACATCGCTCGGCCTGTTCACATCGGCCCTGGGCGCTCACCTGACCTGGACGCTGCCGTTCGGCCTGCTCATCATGTTTGCGGTGTTCAACCGCTTCAACCCTGCGTATGAAGAAGCCGCGCGCGACTTGGGTGCCACGCCCTGGCAGGGCTTTGCGCACGTGGTGCTGCCGTTGATTGCGCCCTCCGTGGTGGGCATTGGCATGTTCGGCTTCACGCTCAGCTGGGATGAGATTGCCCGCACCTCGCAGGCCATTGGCGACGTGAACACGCTGCCGCTCGAGCTGCAGGGCCTGACCAGCACGGTGACCACGCCGTCCATCTATGCGCTGGGCACGCTGACCACTGTGGTGTCTTTTGTGGTCATGGGCATCACGTTGGCGCTGGTGTGGGCATTGGGCCGCAGGCGCAAGGGCCGCGCGGGTTAA
- a CDS encoding ABC transporter permease — protein sequence MSTTTTPSLPAAAVPGRSIAAWWQAAPFTLVFALFFLVPLALIVMVSFWDFNEYELLPGFTFKNYVSIFAGCGDASEGLCVTLKTYYSTLKFSFLVWLITLVIGFTVAYFLAFHVRSPGMQTLLFVLCTIPFWTSNVIRMISWVPLLGRNGLVNQTLVGMNLIETPIEWLLFSDFSVVLAFVHLYTMFMIVPIFNSMMRIDRSLIEAASDSGASGWQTLWNVIVPLSRTGIIIGSIFVITIVMGDFVTIGVMGGQQIASIGKIIQVQTSYLQFPLAAANAVILLAVVLMIIWGLTRLVDIRKEL from the coding sequence ATGAGCACGACCACCACACCGTCCCTACCTGCTGCTGCCGTCCCCGGGCGCAGCATTGCCGCCTGGTGGCAGGCTGCGCCATTCACGTTGGTGTTCGCGCTGTTTTTCCTTGTCCCGCTCGCGCTGATCGTGATGGTCAGTTTTTGGGACTTCAACGAATACGAGCTGTTGCCCGGCTTCACGTTCAAGAACTACGTGTCGATCTTCGCGGGCTGTGGCGATGCGTCAGAGGGCCTGTGCGTCACGCTCAAGACGTATTACTCCACGCTCAAGTTCAGTTTTTTGGTGTGGCTCATCACGCTGGTGATCGGCTTTACCGTGGCCTATTTTTTGGCCTTCCATGTGCGGTCGCCCGGCATGCAGACGCTGCTGTTCGTGCTGTGCACCATTCCGTTCTGGACATCCAACGTGATCCGCATGATTTCGTGGGTGCCGCTGCTGGGGCGCAATGGTTTGGTCAACCAGACGTTGGTGGGCATGAACCTCATCGAGACGCCCATTGAGTGGCTGCTGTTCTCGGATTTCTCGGTAGTGCTGGCCTTTGTGCACCTGTACACCATGTTCATGATCGTGCCCATCTTCAACAGCATGATGCGCATCGACCGCAGCCTCATCGAAGCCGCCAGCGACAGCGGCGCGAGTGGCTGGCAGACGCTGTGGAATGTGATTGTTCCGCTCTCGCGCACTGGCATCATCATTGGCTCGATTTTTGTCATCACCATCGTTATGGGTGACTTTGTGACGATTGGCGTGATGGGCGGCCAGCAGATCGCGTCCATCGGCAAGATCATTCAGGTGCAGACGTCTTATCTGCAGTTTCCGCTGGCGGCGGCCAATGCCGTGATTTTGCTGGCCGTGGTGCTGATGATCATCTGGGGCCTCACGCGCCTCGTAGACATTCGCAAGGAGCTGTGA